Proteins encoded together in one Campylobacter concisus window:
- the thiE gene encoding thiamine phosphate synthase — MAEIYAISDDILMPENLALRYTREILECGVKFFQFRSKKAAKNEKLASEILNLCEKFGAKFIVNDDAKFAKKIGAKAVHLGKDDENIKEAFEILGKDAYVGVSCYNDINLAINAAKNGASYAAFGSVFTSPTKPNAPKCGLEVVKEAKQILNLPVCVIGGINETNIGSLSHAKPDLIAVISAIYKNGNIKENIKNLQRIIELNF, encoded by the coding sequence ATGGCTGAAATTTACGCTATTAGCGATGATATTTTAATGCCTGAAAATTTGGCTTTGCGTTACACTAGAGAAATTTTGGAGTGCGGGGTTAAATTTTTTCAGTTTAGGTCAAAAAAAGCGGCCAAAAATGAAAAGCTTGCAAGTGAAATTTTAAATTTATGCGAGAAATTTGGCGCTAAATTTATCGTAAATGACGATGCCAAATTTGCTAAAAAGATAGGCGCAAAGGCCGTTCATCTAGGCAAAGACGATGAAAATATAAAAGAGGCGTTTGAGATTTTAGGCAAAGACGCATACGTGGGTGTTAGCTGCTATAATGATATAAATTTAGCCATAAATGCCGCTAAAAATGGTGCTAGCTACGCTGCTTTTGGCTCCGTTTTTACAAGCCCCACAAAGCCAAATGCCCCAAAATGTGGGCTTGAAGTAGTTAAAGAGGCAAAGCAAATTTTAAACCTACCTGTTTGCGTGATAGGTGGCATAAATGAGACAAATATCGGCTCGCTATCTCATGCCAAACCCGATCTCATCGCCGTCATCTCAGCAATATATAAAAATGGCAACATCAAAGAAAACATCAAAAATTTACAAAGAATAATTGAGTTAAATTTCTAA
- a CDS encoding murein hydrolase activator EnvC family protein → MKKGIFTLLLAFSLAFASNTKEKIKDSKNSLRSTQAMSEQLSKKLDDLAGDIVTGEKKLRGISGDITNLKGQISVLETNASKALLELDDLTKQNKELERTQKELEQNMIRIIAEDLSFDLMMSASEGKQSEESIISSQILTKLNAIAKEDFKRLSENYEDTIEKIKNKSSKINEINSSIKNYRRKQNDLQSLESTQKNTINGLKRDKEIYSKKLAKLQAQQDELRKTLEQLAIMQKQEDEAARAAREKQERAASKGGKKGEKSQPMGGGYQTSSVKRYSGARTIAPLDSYSVKQKFGNYVDPIYNIKIFNESVILRSSTPDAKVKSVLNGKVVFAKATPMLENVVIIENENGIHTIYAHLSQIAPTVKVGSVVQKGYVIGRVRNDLTFEVTQRNYHIDPLEMISK, encoded by the coding sequence ATGAAAAAAGGAATTTTTACACTTTTGCTAGCTTTTAGTCTAGCTTTTGCATCAAATACTAAAGAGAAGATAAAAGACTCCAAAAACTCGCTAAGATCGACGCAGGCCATGAGTGAGCAGCTTAGTAAAAAGCTTGATGACTTGGCTGGTGATATCGTAACTGGCGAGAAAAAACTGCGCGGCATAAGCGGCGATATCACAAATTTAAAAGGTCAAATTTCAGTTCTTGAGACAAATGCTTCAAAAGCGCTTCTTGAGCTTGATGATCTAACAAAGCAAAACAAAGAGTTAGAACGCACCCAAAAAGAGCTAGAGCAAAACATGATAAGGATCATCGCAGAAGATCTCTCATTTGATCTGATGATGTCAGCAAGCGAGGGCAAACAAAGCGAAGAGAGCATCATCTCATCGCAAATTTTAACCAAGCTAAACGCCATAGCTAAAGAGGACTTTAAAAGGCTTAGCGAAAACTACGAAGATACGATAGAAAAGATAAAAAATAAATCAAGCAAGATAAATGAGATAAACTCAAGCATAAAAAACTATAGGCGCAAGCAAAATGATCTACAAAGCCTAGAGAGCACGCAGAAAAATACAATAAACGGGCTAAAACGTGATAAAGAAATTTACAGCAAAAAGCTAGCCAAGCTTCAAGCTCAGCAAGACGAGCTAAGAAAGACACTTGAGCAGCTTGCTATCATGCAAAAGCAAGAGGATGAAGCAGCTAGAGCTGCCAGAGAAAAACAAGAAAGAGCAGCTAGTAAAGGTGGCAAAAAGGGCGAAAAGAGCCAGCCAATGGGTGGGGGCTATCAGACAAGCTCGGTTAAAAGATACTCAGGTGCAAGGACGATCGCTCCGCTTGATAGCTACTCTGTAAAGCAAAAATTTGGCAACTACGTAGATCCGATATATAACATCAAAATTTTCAACGAATCAGTCATACTTCGCTCAAGCACGCCAGATGCGAAGGTTAAAAGCGTGCTAAATGGCAAGGTCGTCTTTGCAAAAGCAACTCCGATGCTTGAAAATGTCGTCATCATCGAAAACGAAAACGGCATCCACACGATCTACGCCCACCTAAGCCAGATCGCGCCAACTGTAAAGGTCGGCTCAGTCGTGCAAAAAGGCTATGTTATAGGTAGGGTAAGGAACGATCTAACCTTTGAAGTAACGCAAAGAAACTACCATATCGACCCGCTTGAAATGATCTCAAAATAG
- a CDS encoding DNA-directed RNA polymerase subunit omega: MRTEQITARALKQVGDDRYKLSLIVAKRAEALANGAIALVDADTSKMKFADIALLEVAEGKIGLEAIVEGK, translated from the coding sequence ATGAGAACAGAACAAATCACAGCAAGAGCACTAAAACAAGTAGGAGATGACAGATATAAGCTTTCACTTATCGTTGCAAAGCGCGCAGAAGCGCTAGCAAATGGTGCAATAGCTTTAGTCGATGCTGATACTTCAAAGATGAAATTTGCCGACATCGCACTACTTGAAGTGGCTGAGGGCAAAATAGGCTTAGAGGCAATAGTTGAAGGAAAATAG
- the trmB gene encoding tRNA (guanosine(46)-N7)-methyltransferase TrmB, producing MPNFIASSLKELSFPFGNDKIKFLWQANGRNERLIYTKNEDEGFFLVVKPGKNGVVVKGEKLTKPAKVGLLQEALELFKEQSCNGIISQAFAVKKTNLTKKVSEILSLEEFVPAFCELKDKFKEIFIEIGFGSGRHLLYQAKNNPNALVIGIEVYKPSIEQVAKLARANALENVRLINTDARLLLSLVGSNLVDRVFLHFPVPWDKAEHRRVVSSAFALECERILKVGGKFELRTDSKEYCDFSLSKFLEPTNSKIEAFKNRNLEVTSKYEDRWRRQDKDIYDVIYTCEVESGESVLAGDFSFKEKTSVKNIIKNFKNFIIKKEDYFLHFEEIYTINEGEILLKVAFGAFNKPEQCFIKISDEKSEYFIKKPILIRENLAAHELLKEYLADARDN from the coding sequence ATGCCAAATTTCATCGCTTCATCCTTAAAAGAGCTCTCATTTCCATTTGGTAACGACAAGATCAAATTTCTTTGGCAGGCAAATGGCCGAAATGAGAGGCTCATCTACACAAAAAATGAAGATGAAGGCTTTTTTCTAGTCGTAAAGCCAGGCAAAAATGGCGTCGTCGTAAAGGGAGAAAAGCTTACAAAGCCTGCTAAAGTTGGCCTTTTACAAGAAGCACTGGAGCTTTTTAAGGAGCAAAGTTGCAATGGCATCATCAGCCAAGCATTTGCTGTGAAAAAGACAAATTTAACCAAAAAAGTTAGTGAAATTTTAAGCCTTGAAGAATTTGTGCCAGCATTTTGCGAGCTAAAAGATAAATTTAAAGAGATTTTTATCGAGATCGGCTTTGGCTCTGGCAGACACTTGCTCTATCAGGCTAAAAACAACCCAAATGCCCTAGTCATCGGCATAGAGGTCTATAAACCAAGCATCGAGCAAGTAGCCAAGCTAGCTAGGGCAAATGCCCTAGAAAACGTGCGTCTAATAAATACCGACGCAAGGCTCTTGCTCTCACTTGTTGGATCAAATTTAGTTGATAGAGTATTTTTACATTTCCCAGTGCCGTGGGATAAGGCTGAGCATAGACGCGTGGTCTCATCGGCGTTTGCGCTTGAGTGCGAGAGGATACTAAAAGTTGGTGGTAAATTTGAGCTAAGGACTGATAGCAAGGAGTATTGCGACTTTAGTTTGAGTAAATTTTTAGAGCCCACAAACTCAAAGATAGAGGCTTTTAAAAATAGAAATTTAGAAGTAACTAGCAAGTATGAAGATCGCTGGAGACGCCAAGATAAGGACATTTACGATGTTATTTATACTTGTGAGGTTGAAAGTGGCGAGAGCGTTTTGGCTGGGGATTTTAGCTTCAAAGAAAAGACAAGCGTAAAAAATATTATTAAAAATTTCAAAAATTTCATCATAAAAAAAGAGGATTATTTTTTACATTTTGAAGAAATTTATACCATAAACGAGGGTGAAATTTTGCTAAAAGTCGCCTTTGGAGCGTTTAACAAACCAGAGCAATGTTTCATCAAAATAAGCGATGAGAAAAGCGAATATTTTATAAAAAAACCGATCTTAATACGTGAAAATTTAGCAGCACACGAGCTTTTGAAGGAGTATTTGGCTGATGCAAGAGATAATTAG
- the pyrH gene encoding UMP kinase — MSKRKRVLVKFSGEALAGENGFGIDTAVLKFIASEIKELIENDIEVGIVIGGGNIVRGVSAAKDGIIKRTSGDHMGMLATVINSIAMREALERSGLEVRVQSAIKMEAICETFIVGRAQRHLEKGRVVIFAAGTGNPFFTTDTAATLRAIEIGSDMIIKATKVDGVYDKDPKKFKDAKLLKSLNYEKAMSDDIKVMDDTAIALAKDNALPILVCNMFKAGNLLKIINEEEAALYSVVK, encoded by the coding sequence ATGAGTAAGAGAAAACGCGTATTGGTCAAATTTTCAGGCGAGGCCTTGGCAGGAGAAAATGGTTTTGGTATAGACACAGCTGTGCTTAAATTTATAGCAAGCGAGATAAAAGAGCTTATAGAAAATGATATCGAAGTTGGCATCGTAATAGGCGGTGGTAATATAGTGCGCGGTGTGAGCGCTGCAAAAGACGGTATCATCAAGCGAACAAGTGGCGATCACATGGGTATGCTAGCAACTGTCATCAACTCGATCGCGATGCGTGAAGCTTTAGAGCGAAGCGGGCTTGAAGTAAGAGTGCAAAGTGCGATCAAGATGGAAGCGATCTGTGAGACTTTCATCGTGGGACGTGCGCAGCGCCATTTAGAAAAGGGCAGAGTTGTTATCTTTGCTGCAGGTACGGGCAATCCCTTCTTCACAACAGATACAGCAGCTACGCTAAGAGCTATCGAGATCGGCTCAGATATGATCATAAAAGCGACAAAAGTTGATGGCGTTTATGACAAAGATCCTAAAAAATTCAAAGATGCAAAACTTCTAAAATCACTAAACTACGAAAAGGCGATGAGCGATGATATCAAGGTTATGGACGATACTGCCATAGCTTTAGCAAAAGATAACGCACTGCCGATCTTAGTTTGTAATATGTTTAAGGCTGGAAATTTATTAAAAATAATAAATGAAGAAGAAGCAGCCCTATACTCAGTTGTAAAATAA
- a CDS encoding cell division protein FtsX, translating to MRSLKNHLGFILPLIALLFSVQFSLTADKIVREYERLMGNDYNIVVVSNKELSEPVLKPVVSTLASVEPLSPQKIIDRLSNDISAKNLSILQNALPKFYSLRLSEFPSPEYMEEIKQKLLKFDGISKVETFSKTHDKVFKMLNLAKSISYAFMAILCVVGLMLMLKQTKIWLFEHRERIEIMTLFGAPFWLKSAMLYKSAMVDSIVATIVVGAFFFFLPSIEIFRENAASIDVVLPSLDLSRDIFILFGVAVVLSIFAVSLVMSKARKSTI from the coding sequence ATGAGATCGCTTAAAAACCACCTTGGATTTATCCTGCCGTTAATCGCGCTTTTATTTTCAGTGCAGTTTAGCCTCACCGCAGACAAGATCGTAAGAGAGTATGAGAGGCTTATGGGAAATGACTACAACATCGTGGTGGTCTCAAACAAAGAGCTAAGCGAGCCAGTGCTAAAGCCAGTGGTTAGCACGCTAGCAAGTGTCGAGCCACTAAGCCCGCAAAAGATCATCGACCGCCTATCAAACGACATCTCAGCTAAAAATTTATCCATCCTTCAAAATGCCTTGCCTAAATTTTACTCGCTAAGGCTTAGCGAATTTCCATCGCCAGAATATATGGAGGAGATAAAGCAAAAGCTTTTGAAATTTGATGGTATAAGCAAGGTCGAGACATTTTCAAAGACCCATGACAAGGTCTTTAAGATGCTAAATTTAGCCAAAAGCATATCTTATGCATTTATGGCGATACTTTGTGTCGTTGGGCTTATGCTTATGCTTAAGCAGACTAAAATTTGGCTATTTGAGCACAGAGAGCGCATCGAGATCATGACGCTTTTTGGCGCGCCATTTTGGCTAAAATCAGCCATGCTCTATAAATCAGCCATGGTTGATAGCATAGTTGCGACCATTGTTGTTGGTGCGTTTTTCTTTTTCTTGCCTAGCATTGAAATTTTTAGAGAAAATGCTGCAAGCATCGATGTAGTCTTGCCTAGCCTTGATCTTTCAAGAGATATTTTTATCTTATTTGGCGTGGCTGTGGTTTTAAGCATTTTTGCTGTTAGTTTAGTGATGAGTAAGGCCAGAAAAAGCACGATATGA
- a CDS encoding cell division ATP-binding protein FtsE: MQEIISARNLSLAYERNEVVINSVNLDIYANDFVFITGKSGSGKSTLLKSFYGEISPLAGELNVCMTQMDDIDDKRLCELRQRVGIIFQNYRLINEWNVEKNVMLPLIIKGVNQNVSKKQVAKLLKHVNMLHKADKYPRELSGGEQQRVAMARALAHNPNLLLCDEPTGNLDEYSSDVIWSLLKSAREFLGTSVVVVTHHIPSTLRIPYRHFVIENGGVHEIA; this comes from the coding sequence ATGCAAGAGATAATTAGCGCAAGAAATTTAAGCCTAGCTTATGAGCGCAACGAGGTTGTGATCAATAGCGTAAATTTAGACATCTACGCAAATGACTTTGTCTTTATCACAGGCAAGAGTGGAAGCGGAAAAAGCACGCTTTTAAAGTCATTTTACGGAGAAATTTCGCCCCTTGCTGGCGAGCTAAATGTCTGCATGACGCAAATGGACGATATCGATGACAAAAGACTTTGCGAGCTTAGGCAGCGAGTTGGCATTATATTTCAAAACTACCGCTTGATAAATGAGTGGAATGTCGAAAAAAACGTCATGCTGCCACTCATCATCAAAGGCGTCAATCAAAATGTGAGCAAAAAGCAGGTGGCTAAACTTTTAAAACATGTAAATATGCTTCACAAAGCCGATAAATACCCTCGCGAGCTAAGCGGCGGCGAGCAGCAAAGAGTTGCCATGGCAAGAGCGCTCGCGCACAATCCAAATTTGCTTTTATGCGACGAGCCAACGGGAAATTTAGACGAATACTCAAGCGACGTCATCTGGTCGCTTCTAAAATCAGCCAGAGAATTTCTAGGCACAAGCGTTGTCGTGGTGACGCATCACATCCCATCAACGCTTCGCATCCCATACCGCCACTTCGTCATAGAAAATGGAGGCGTGCATGAGATCGCTTAA
- a CDS encoding RelA/SpoT family protein, whose amino-acid sequence MKENSLFLEQLIEQILACKNVSEAIKLLFSLCERSEILDKAVDSCVTSHAGQYRKSGEPYAIHPILVASIVANMGGDESMVIAALLHDVVEDTDVTLGELQAEFGDEVAKLVEGLTKIVAIRENKLASSDSNEKLASSALTFRKMLLISIEDVRVLVVKLCDRLHNMLTLEALRPEKQKRIAEETLMVYAPIAHRLGISSIKNMLEDLSFKYAMPEEYAKIDSYLNKNKQQLSLKLNAFHEKVSQILLENGFIEGTFEIQKRIKHYYSIYLKMQRKGISIEEVLDLLAIRIIVQKPLDCYLALGNLHINFNPLISRFKDYIALPKQNGYQTIHTTIFDNKSIFEAQVRTYDMHKTAEYGVAAHWKYKNGEGSLLNPKLDWLNDISMQNSENEGNVEELYEYAKDSLYIEDIAVYSPKGEVFTLPRGATALDYAYEIHSEIGLYAKEAYINRVRMPLLTELKNGDIVRIVTGEEAKFRCSWINSVRTGKAKATIRSFCKQKIRDINYKMAIDILKSVFNVSKDRILEWVESENLGKKVFRAATDSEYLQEVANMLKKYIRKERPFMISLGDKYQIKKQKFENIVIYSNHKISNVEFDYCCNPKRGDSIVGFKNGHTVTVHHKLCERAGKLMDKGDEIIFVKWTRNAPHRYKILLNLENRKGALAEFLTYLARLDINLATISLNEANDLSGDTFEISVEIAENIDANEIKEKIKDRYKIIDFVSQSDPYHN is encoded by the coding sequence TTGAAGGAAAATAGTCTTTTTTTAGAGCAGTTGATAGAGCAAATTTTAGCTTGTAAAAACGTTTCTGAAGCGATAAAACTGCTCTTTTCTCTTTGTGAGAGAAGTGAAATTTTAGACAAAGCTGTAGATAGCTGCGTCACATCTCACGCTGGACAATACCGCAAAAGTGGCGAACCATACGCCATTCACCCCATCTTAGTAGCCTCTATCGTAGCAAATATGGGCGGCGATGAGAGCATGGTTATAGCTGCACTTCTTCATGACGTGGTCGAAGATACCGATGTAACGCTAGGTGAGCTTCAGGCTGAATTTGGCGATGAGGTGGCAAAGCTGGTTGAAGGGCTTACAAAGATAGTTGCCATTAGAGAAAACAAGCTCGCAAGCTCAGACAGCAACGAAAAACTTGCAAGCTCGGCGCTAACTTTTAGAAAGATGCTCTTAATCTCCATAGAAGACGTGAGAGTCCTTGTCGTAAAGCTTTGCGACAGACTTCACAACATGCTAACTCTTGAAGCGCTAAGGCCTGAAAAGCAAAAACGCATAGCCGAAGAGACGCTTATGGTCTATGCTCCGATCGCTCATAGGCTGGGAATTTCATCGATCAAAAACATGCTTGAAGATCTAAGCTTTAAGTATGCGATGCCAGAAGAGTACGCTAAAATCGATAGCTACCTAAACAAAAACAAGCAGCAGCTTAGCTTAAAACTAAATGCTTTTCACGAAAAAGTAAGTCAAATTTTGCTTGAAAATGGCTTTATCGAGGGCACTTTTGAGATACAAAAACGCATAAAGCACTACTACTCGATCTATCTAAAGATGCAAAGAAAGGGCATTTCTATCGAAGAGGTGCTTGACTTGCTTGCCATTAGGATCATCGTGCAAAAGCCGCTTGATTGCTACCTGGCACTTGGAAATTTACATATAAACTTTAACCCTTTGATATCGAGATTTAAAGACTATATCGCGCTTCCAAAGCAAAATGGCTATCAAACGATACACACAACCATTTTTGATAACAAAAGCATCTTTGAGGCGCAAGTTCGCACTTATGATATGCATAAAACCGCTGAATACGGTGTCGCCGCTCATTGGAAATATAAAAACGGCGAGGGCAGCCTCTTAAATCCAAAGCTTGACTGGCTAAATGACATCAGCATGCAAAATAGCGAGAACGAGGGCAACGTTGAAGAGCTCTATGAATACGCAAAAGATAGCCTTTATATCGAAGATATCGCAGTTTATTCTCCAAAGGGAGAGGTCTTTACATTGCCACGTGGTGCTACGGCGCTTGATTATGCTTATGAGATTCACTCAGAGATCGGACTTTACGCAAAAGAAGCTTATATAAACCGCGTTAGGATGCCACTTCTAACAGAGCTAAAAAATGGCGACATCGTTAGGATAGTAACTGGCGAAGAGGCTAAATTTCGCTGTTCATGGATAAATAGCGTGCGAACAGGCAAGGCAAAGGCGACGATAAGGTCATTTTGTAAGCAAAAGATAAGAGATATAAACTACAAAATGGCGATAGATATCTTAAAATCAGTATTTAACGTCTCAAAAGATAGAATTTTAGAGTGGGTAGAGAGTGAAAATTTAGGCAAAAAGGTATTTCGTGCAGCAACTGATAGCGAGTATCTGCAAGAAGTGGCAAATATGCTTAAAAAATACATCAGAAAAGAGCGCCCTTTTATGATCTCTTTGGGCGACAAATACCAGATAAAAAAGCAGAAATTTGAAAATATAGTGATCTACTCAAATCACAAAATTTCAAATGTCGAGTTTGATTATTGTTGCAATCCAAAAAGAGGCGATAGCATAGTGGGCTTTAAAAATGGTCACACCGTGACAGTGCATCACAAGCTTTGCGAGCGTGCTGGCAAGCTAATGGATAAAGGCGACGAGATCATCTTTGTCAAATGGACGAGAAATGCCCCGCATAGGTATAAAATTTTATTAAATTTAGAAAACAGAAAAGGTGCGTTGGCTGAATTTTTAACATATCTTGCTAGACTTGATATAAATTTAGCTACAATCTCGCTAAACGAAGCAAATGATCTTAGCGGAGATACGTTTGAAATAAGCGTCGAAATAGCAGAAAACATCGATGCAAACGAGATCAAAGAGAAGATTAAGGATAGATATAAGATTATTGATTTTGTTTCGCAAAGTGACCCATATCATAATTAG
- a CDS encoding fibronectin type III domain-containing protein, producing the protein MKKFALRILTPFLVAFLAGCGSSVPTQQSTSLPTITSLKTISDMTEVGFEWNPVSDESVVGYYLYRSNPNDANSKMQLVANIKDRFATHYVDRDLAPETTYSYQMRTYSSNAISQPGAIATATTKPLLDSVPFAQAITGLPGRVKVIWRPHPDSTVASYIIQRSDAGANKFSQIAEVNGRLNAEYIDTEVKPGRSYEYRILVKTSSGVISKPSQNISATTKELP; encoded by the coding sequence ATGAAAAAATTTGCCCTACGCATATTGACACCATTTTTAGTAGCTTTCTTAGCGGGATGCGGCTCTAGCGTACCGACTCAGCAAAGCACGTCACTACCAACTATTACAAGCTTAAAAACTATTTCAGACATGACAGAAGTTGGCTTTGAATGGAACCCAGTGAGCGACGAGAGCGTCGTTGGCTACTACCTTTACCGCTCAAATCCAAACGATGCAAACTCAAAAATGCAACTAGTTGCAAACATAAAAGACCGCTTTGCTACGCACTATGTGGATCGCGACCTAGCTCCAGAGACCACTTACTCGTATCAGATGAGAACCTACTCAAGCAACGCCATCTCTCAACCAGGTGCAATCGCAACTGCGACAACTAAGCCACTACTTGACTCTGTACCATTTGCGCAAGCTATCACTGGGCTTCCAGGCCGTGTAAAAGTGATCTGGAGACCACATCCTGATAGCACAGTAGCAAGCTACATCATCCAAAGAAGCGATGCAGGAGCTAATAAATTTAGCCAAATCGCAGAGGTAAATGGCAGACTAAATGCCGAGTATATCGACACTGAGGTAAAACCTGGTAGGTCTTATGAGTATAGGATCTTAGTTAAAACTTCTTCTGGCGTCATCTCAAAACCAAGCCAAAACATAAGCGCCACAACAAAGGAGTTACCCTAA
- a CDS encoding RluA family pseudouridine synthase has protein sequence MVKFNVLNSSRLDVAVAQELQISRNQALNLIKDSLVSVNLKPVSKPSFILNENDEISVNFAPKKEVQNEYEVNFEIPIIYEDDDLIVLNKPPQIVVHQAPSVKEATLVEWLNKKGFMLSNLNGDVRAGIVHRLDKGTSGAIVVAKNNFAHAKLSEQLSNKSMGRIYLALTDLPLKEDVIIDKPIGRNPNNRLKKAIVADAKFAKSAFVNLLSEGGVNLIAAKLFTGRTHQIRVHLASINRHILGDDLYGFKSQGDKISRVMLHAYMLYFIHPRTGKRVEFTAKTYDDFNQIIYKKIPKEIFDEKICPTHIDTIFSSFLSGMRL, from the coding sequence TTGGTTAAATTTAATGTTTTAAATAGCTCTAGACTCGACGTTGCAGTGGCGCAGGAGCTTCAAATTTCACGCAATCAAGCTTTAAATTTGATAAAAGACTCTCTTGTAAGCGTAAATTTAAAACCAGTATCAAAACCAAGCTTTATCTTAAACGAAAACGATGAAATTTCCGTAAATTTTGCCCCAAAAAAAGAGGTGCAAAACGAGTACGAAGTAAATTTTGAGATCCCTATCATCTATGAAGACGACGATCTAATAGTGCTAAATAAGCCCCCGCAAATCGTCGTCCACCAAGCCCCAAGCGTCAAAGAGGCGACACTGGTTGAGTGGCTAAACAAAAAGGGCTTTATGCTCTCAAATTTAAACGGCGACGTAAGAGCTGGCATCGTCCACCGCCTAGACAAGGGCACGAGCGGCGCTATCGTCGTTGCTAAAAACAACTTTGCCCACGCAAAACTAAGCGAGCAACTAAGCAATAAGAGCATGGGACGAATTTATCTAGCGCTCACTGACCTGCCTCTAAAAGAGGACGTCATCATTGATAAGCCAATCGGCAGAAATCCAAACAACCGCCTAAAAAAAGCGATCGTCGCGGACGCTAAATTTGCAAAAAGTGCCTTCGTAAATTTGCTAAGCGAAGGCGGAGTAAATTTGATAGCGGCAAAGCTTTTTACAGGCAGGACGCACCAGATAAGAGTGCATCTTGCTAGCATAAATCGCCACATTTTAGGCGATGATTTATACGGATTTAAGAGCCAAGGCGATAAAATAAGCAGGGTTATGCTTCACGCTTATATGCTCTATTTTATCCATCCGCGAACTGGCAAAAGGGTAGAATTTACCGCAAAAACGTATGATGACTTTAACCAAATAATTTACAAAAAAATTCCCAAGGAGATTTTTGATGAAAAAATTTGCCCTACGCATATTGACACCATTTTTAGTAGCTTTCTTAGCGGGATGCGGCTCTAG
- a CDS encoding FtsW/RodA/SpoVE family cell cycle protein, with product MIKLDRRILTHFDFIQPFLIIPIIAISYILVSEANDILANKQLVYFGIGFVSFFIAFLLPIRRIDWIIPMFYWVCIVLLLSVDIFGVSKLGARRWLEIPFVHFTLQPSELMKPAFLLMLAYLVKQRPPEADGYGLKDFLRLSFYILLPFALIMKEPDLGTALILLIVGYTILFVIGVNKKIWICIIFAIGFSAPVLYENLHDYQKKRIHDFIAEEPSYHVKQSIIAIGSGGLKGKPKDEATQTHFKFLPIATSDFIFAYNIERFGFYGALLLLGLYGALIMHLLSLNYGLKNDYFTQVTATGIAALIFVYVGVNVSMTIGFAPVVGVPLPFFSYGGSSFVTFMVLFGILQNLLTFRFDQTYRSVKFKF from the coding sequence TTGATAAAACTAGATCGGCGTATTTTAACACATTTTGATTTTATTCAGCCGTTTTTAATAATCCCAATCATAGCCATCTCATACATCCTAGTTTCCGAAGCAAACGACATTTTAGCAAACAAACAGCTTGTGTATTTTGGCATAGGATTTGTCTCATTTTTCATAGCATTTTTGCTGCCCATTAGGCGCATAGACTGGATCATACCGATGTTTTACTGGGTCTGCATCGTGCTGCTTTTAAGCGTTGATATCTTTGGTGTTAGCAAGCTAGGAGCTAGGCGGTGGCTGGAAATTCCCTTCGTTCACTTCACGCTTCAGCCCTCAGAGCTCATGAAGCCAGCCTTTTTGCTGATGCTAGCCTATCTCGTTAAGCAACGCCCTCCAGAGGCCGATGGATACGGGCTAAAAGACTTTTTAAGGCTTAGTTTTTACATACTTTTGCCTTTTGCTCTTATAATGAAAGAGCCTGATCTTGGCACCGCGCTCATACTTTTGATAGTTGGCTACACCATCCTTTTTGTAATCGGCGTAAATAAGAAAATTTGGATCTGCATCATCTTTGCCATAGGCTTTTCGGCGCCAGTTTTGTATGAAAATTTACATGATTACCAAAAAAAGAGGATCCACGACTTCATCGCCGAAGAGCCAAGCTATCACGTCAAGCAAAGCATTATCGCCATAGGTAGCGGCGGGCTAAAGGGCAAGCCAAAGGACGAGGCAACGCAAACGCACTTTAAATTTTTACCAATCGCCACTAGCGACTTCATATTCGCCTACAATATCGAGCGTTTTGGCTTTTATGGGGCGCTTCTTTTGCTGGGGCTTTATGGAGCGCTTATAATGCACTTACTTAGCCTAAACTACGGGCTTAAGAATGATTATTTCACGCAGGTGACCGCCACTGGCATAGCCGCGCTCATCTTTGTCTATGTGGGGGTAAATGTCTCGATGACGATCGGTTTTGCACCGGTTGTGGGCGTGCCGCTGCCGTTTTTTAGCTACGGCGGAAGCAGCTTTGTCACCTTCATGGTACTTTTTGGGATACTACAAAATCTGCTAACGTTTAGGTTTGATCAGACCTACCGCTCGGTGAAATTTAAATTTTAA